Proteins encoded by one window of Paroedura picta isolate Pp20150507F chromosome 9, Ppicta_v3.0, whole genome shotgun sequence:
- the ADNP2 gene encoding activity-dependent neuroprotector homeobox protein 2 isoform X1, which yields MFQIPVQNLDNVRKARKKVKGILVDIGLDTCQELLQTLKNFDPGEKYFCNTSWSDVSLWESVAKRKRYRTNPYCCSLCKFSSKFLTSFKNHLNRYHEDEVDQELVVACPECAFASHSKIVGKHLRMFHSKKKIQNYNVSGGMRQFRSDAVNFICQKCQFTDTLYYNTKKHVLVTHFPNLINTYFEDRLDESEENFTDHYCKKCNAFANSRDSLIYHVLTSEVHKDLENVLRPVISVQPKKPGQSKPLPIVSIAPKPCTVGPSPPLVPAAAPVGSAPTASCVQLSLPPVNQNQALMPTKPVQNTVGPLTISSGSSSIQCTSSSTSVAQSRITFVSAPGSGGQTSVSLQPAVSHQVFVSPRLPVKQPVRPGVFCLNQPAGTINRGVPPGVLSFSRPIRPTLLPANQTVRTISSPVVPGALPVTQPSGSLNRPLGASAVPINRPCMPGVLAANRPVGSLNPPNSPGILPVTQAITSGVLQFNHPVAPGVLPVNQSVGPGILQFNQPVVSGVLPVSSSVRPGVSQNATLLTAGPVLRQLIPTGKQVNGIPTYTLAPVSVALPVPPGSGVATVTPPQVPVQLMQSGTVNQLPQPPVTVPSPIIITSPTNAPARTTPSASEMSLALEQAKQWKTCPVCSELFPSNVYQVHMQVAHKFSLPQKKVTLEPDKVAACAPFLRWLKDKTVRCFSCKCFLSEAELIKHLFTHGLACLFCTGTFHDLKCLVDHTRSVHKGRKKLHTDYDDKGFQLESDSEGDLLFSHFDYNITSKEELGEREVHLAVLVGVNSRMLIPLYIRLQHEAAATNKSNKKVSTCPFCYGTFTSAEAYEIHLKERHHIMPTVHTILKTPAFKCIHCCGVYTGNMTLTAIAVHLLRCRSAPKDSNSTVKMELDIDEKKDLPLVNGEKHSTVTLPSKRKQSDHLYAVSEEQVDDDQPFLIINSGTAQVPVKEVNFVPSKRQKTENKIDTKGQLSVDELHILALNPKPFQHSSNDAQKCFLADYFHKRPYPSKKELELLSSALGAWKVDIASFFGRKRHTCLKSIKTLKPSVLLGFSMAELKNVKHSLLLKGESEDL from the exons ATGTTTCAAATTCCTGTTCAAAACCTTGATAATGTAAGGAAGGCCAGGAAGAAAGTGAAAGGCATTCTCGTGGATATTGGGCTTGATACCTGCCAGGAATTACTACAG ACGCTGAAAAACTTTGACCCCggagaaaaatatttctgcaacacTTCATGGAGTGATGTTTCTCTGTGGGAATCGGTGGCTAAACGAAAA AGGTACAGAACTAACCCGTATTGCTGCAGCCTGTGCAAGTTTTCATCGAAGTTTCTTACTTCCTTCAAAAACCACTTGAACCGTTACCATGAAGACGAAGTTGACCAAGAATTAGTTGTCGCGTGCCCCGAGTGCGCCTTTGCCTCTCACTCCAAAATAGTGGGGAAGCACCTTCGGATGTTTCACTCAAAGAAGAAAATACAAAACTACAACGTGAGCGGGGGCATGAGGCAGTTCCGCAGCGACGCGGTGAACTTCATCTGTCAGAAGTGTCAGTTCACGGACACGTTGTATTACAACACCAAGAAACACGTGCTGGTGACCCACTTCCCAAATCTCATCAACACGTATTTTGAGGACAGGCTCGATGAAAGCGAGGAGAATTTTACGGACCACTACTGTAAGAAATGCAACGCTTTTGCTAATAGCCGGGACTCGTTAATTTATCACGTCTTGACGTCCGAAGTGCACAAAGACCTGGAGAACGTCCTGAGGCCTGTCATTTCAGTGCAGCCTAAGAAACCAGGACAGTCGAAGCCACTGCCGATTGTCAGCATTGCTCCCAAGCCTTGCACGGTTGGACCGAGTCCGCCCTTGGTACCTGCAGCTGCCCCGGTGGGTTCGGCTCCAACCGCATCGTGTGTTCAGCTTTCGCTCCCGCCAGTCAATCAGAATCAAGCTCTGATGCCCACAAAACCTGTTCAAAATACTGTTGGGCCGTTGACCATCTCAAGTGGCTCCAGCAGCATTCAGTGTACATCCTCTTCAACGTCAGTGGCTCAGTCCCGTATTACGTTTGTCTCTGCGCCTGGCTCAGGGGGTCAGACCAGCGTCTCCCTTCAGCCTGCGGTTTCCCACCAGGTCTTTGTCTCTCCTCGGCTCCCCGTAAAGCAGCCCGTGAGGCCTGGGGTTTTCTGTCTGAACCAGCCTGCTGGCACCATCAATAGGGGTGTTCCTCCAGGAGTCCTTTCGTTCAGTCGGCCCATCAGGCCAACTCTGCTTCCTGCTAATCAAACGGTTAGGACTATCAGCAGTCCGGTGGTGCCTGGGGCTCTCCCTGTGACCCAGCCATCTGGGTCTCTAAATAGACCTCTTGGGGCTAGCGCTGTCCCCATAAACAGACCTTGCATGCCGGGGGTCCTTGCGGCAAACAGGCCTGTTGGCAGTTTGAATCCGCCCAACAGTCCTGGGATTCTTCCTGTGACCCAGGCAATTACATCGGGGGTTCTTCAGTTTAATCATCCGGTTGCACCAGGGGTCCTGCCTGTGAACCAGTCGGTCGGACCGGGGATTCTTCAGTTTAATCAGCCTGTCGTATCAGGGGTCTTGCCAGTCAGTTCGTCTGTCCGACCTGGAGTTTCCCAAAACGCTACTTTACTCACTGCTGGACCTGTACTGCGGCAGTTAATTCCAACAGGGAAGCAAGTTAACGGGATCCCTACGTACACCCTTGCCCCAGTCTCCGTTGCTTTGCCCGTGCCGCCTGGCAGTGGGGTGGCCACAGTAACCCCGCCTCAAGTGCCCGTTCAGCTGATGCAGTCTGGGACCGTTAATCAGCTGCCTCAGCCTCCGGTGACTGTGCCTTCTCCCATCATCATAACTTCTCCTACAAATGCCCCTGCCAGGACTACGCCCTCTGCTTCTGAAATGAGTCTTGCTCTGGAACAGGCAAAGCAGTGGAAGACCTGCCCAGTTTGCAGCGAGCTTTTCCCATCAAACGTCTATCAGGTGCACATGCAAGTGGCCCACAAGTTCAGTCTTCCGCAGAAAAAGGTGACCCTGGAACCGGATAAGGTGGCTGCCTGTGCGCCTTTCCTCAGGTGGCTGAAAGACAAGACGGTCAGATGTTTCTCTTGCAAATGTTTCCTTTCTGAGGCGGAGCTTATAAAGCACCTGTTCACGCACGGATTAGCTTGCCTGTTCTGCACCGGCACTTTCCATGACTTGAAATGCCTCGTAGACCACACCAGAAGCGTGCATAAAGGGAGGAAGAAGCTGCATACCGATTACGATGACAAAGGATTTCAACTGGAGAGCGATTCTGAAGGGGACCTGCTGTTCTCTCACTTTGACTACAACATAACGTCGAAAGAAGAACTTGGCGAaagagaagtgcacctggcagTACTTGTGGGGGTGAATTCACGGATGCTCATCCCTCTGTACATAAGACTGCAGCATGAGGCTGCAGCAACAAATAAGAGTAATAAGAAAGTCTCCACTTGCCCTTTTTGTTACGGAACTTTTACCAGCGCCGAGGCCTATGAGATCCATTTGAAGGAGAGGCACCACATCATGCCCACGGTGCACACCATTCTAAAGACTCCGGCTTTCAAGTGTATCCACTGCTGTGGGGTGTACACGGGCAACATGACCCTGACCGCGATCGCTGTGCACTTGCTTCGCTGCCGGAGTGCTCCCAAAGACAGCAACTCGACTGTGAAAATGGAGCTGGACATCGACGAGAAGAAAGATCTGCCACTTGTGAATGGTGAGAAGCACAGTACAGTGACGCTTCCATCCAAGAGGAAACAGTCCGATCATCTTTATGCTGTTTCAGAGGAGCAGGTCGACGACGACCAGCCCTTCCTGATTATTAACAGTGGTACAGCCCAAGTTCCAGTAAAGGAGGTGAATTTTGTGCCTTCCAAACGGCAAAAGACTGAAAATAAGATTGACACAAAGGGACAGCTGTCAGTGGATGAGCTTCATATTTTAGCGTTAAATCCGAAGCCATTCCAGCATAGCTCTAATGATGCtcaaaaatgttttcttgcaGATTATTTCCATAAGAGGCCGTATCCCTCTAAAAAAGAACTAGAACTATTATCTTCTGCTCTGGGTGCGTGGAAAGTTGACATCGCATCCTTTTTTGGAAGAAAGAGACATACATGCCTAAAGTCGATAAAAACTCTCAAGCCATCTGTGCTTTTGGGCTTCAGTATGGCTGAACTTAAAAACGTGAAGCACAGTTTGCTCTTAAAAGGTGAATCAGAAGATCTGTAA
- the ADNP2 gene encoding activity-dependent neuroprotector homeobox protein 2 isoform X2, with protein MFHSKKKIQNYNVSGGMRQFRSDAVNFICQKCQFTDTLYYNTKKHVLVTHFPNLINTYFEDRLDESEENFTDHYCKKCNAFANSRDSLIYHVLTSEVHKDLENVLRPVISVQPKKPGQSKPLPIVSIAPKPCTVGPSPPLVPAAAPVGSAPTASCVQLSLPPVNQNQALMPTKPVQNTVGPLTISSGSSSIQCTSSSTSVAQSRITFVSAPGSGGQTSVSLQPAVSHQVFVSPRLPVKQPVRPGVFCLNQPAGTINRGVPPGVLSFSRPIRPTLLPANQTVRTISSPVVPGALPVTQPSGSLNRPLGASAVPINRPCMPGVLAANRPVGSLNPPNSPGILPVTQAITSGVLQFNHPVAPGVLPVNQSVGPGILQFNQPVVSGVLPVSSSVRPGVSQNATLLTAGPVLRQLIPTGKQVNGIPTYTLAPVSVALPVPPGSGVATVTPPQVPVQLMQSGTVNQLPQPPVTVPSPIIITSPTNAPARTTPSASEMSLALEQAKQWKTCPVCSELFPSNVYQVHMQVAHKFSLPQKKVTLEPDKVAACAPFLRWLKDKTVRCFSCKCFLSEAELIKHLFTHGLACLFCTGTFHDLKCLVDHTRSVHKGRKKLHTDYDDKGFQLESDSEGDLLFSHFDYNITSKEELGEREVHLAVLVGVNSRMLIPLYIRLQHEAAATNKSNKKVSTCPFCYGTFTSAEAYEIHLKERHHIMPTVHTILKTPAFKCIHCCGVYTGNMTLTAIAVHLLRCRSAPKDSNSTVKMELDIDEKKDLPLVNGEKHSTVTLPSKRKQSDHLYAVSEEQVDDDQPFLIINSGTAQVPVKEVNFVPSKRQKTENKIDTKGQLSVDELHILALNPKPFQHSSNDAQKCFLADYFHKRPYPSKKELELLSSALGAWKVDIASFFGRKRHTCLKSIKTLKPSVLLGFSMAELKNVKHSLLLKGESEDL; from the coding sequence ATGTTTCACTCAAAGAAGAAAATACAAAACTACAACGTGAGCGGGGGCATGAGGCAGTTCCGCAGCGACGCGGTGAACTTCATCTGTCAGAAGTGTCAGTTCACGGACACGTTGTATTACAACACCAAGAAACACGTGCTGGTGACCCACTTCCCAAATCTCATCAACACGTATTTTGAGGACAGGCTCGATGAAAGCGAGGAGAATTTTACGGACCACTACTGTAAGAAATGCAACGCTTTTGCTAATAGCCGGGACTCGTTAATTTATCACGTCTTGACGTCCGAAGTGCACAAAGACCTGGAGAACGTCCTGAGGCCTGTCATTTCAGTGCAGCCTAAGAAACCAGGACAGTCGAAGCCACTGCCGATTGTCAGCATTGCTCCCAAGCCTTGCACGGTTGGACCGAGTCCGCCCTTGGTACCTGCAGCTGCCCCGGTGGGTTCGGCTCCAACCGCATCGTGTGTTCAGCTTTCGCTCCCGCCAGTCAATCAGAATCAAGCTCTGATGCCCACAAAACCTGTTCAAAATACTGTTGGGCCGTTGACCATCTCAAGTGGCTCCAGCAGCATTCAGTGTACATCCTCTTCAACGTCAGTGGCTCAGTCCCGTATTACGTTTGTCTCTGCGCCTGGCTCAGGGGGTCAGACCAGCGTCTCCCTTCAGCCTGCGGTTTCCCACCAGGTCTTTGTCTCTCCTCGGCTCCCCGTAAAGCAGCCCGTGAGGCCTGGGGTTTTCTGTCTGAACCAGCCTGCTGGCACCATCAATAGGGGTGTTCCTCCAGGAGTCCTTTCGTTCAGTCGGCCCATCAGGCCAACTCTGCTTCCTGCTAATCAAACGGTTAGGACTATCAGCAGTCCGGTGGTGCCTGGGGCTCTCCCTGTGACCCAGCCATCTGGGTCTCTAAATAGACCTCTTGGGGCTAGCGCTGTCCCCATAAACAGACCTTGCATGCCGGGGGTCCTTGCGGCAAACAGGCCTGTTGGCAGTTTGAATCCGCCCAACAGTCCTGGGATTCTTCCTGTGACCCAGGCAATTACATCGGGGGTTCTTCAGTTTAATCATCCGGTTGCACCAGGGGTCCTGCCTGTGAACCAGTCGGTCGGACCGGGGATTCTTCAGTTTAATCAGCCTGTCGTATCAGGGGTCTTGCCAGTCAGTTCGTCTGTCCGACCTGGAGTTTCCCAAAACGCTACTTTACTCACTGCTGGACCTGTACTGCGGCAGTTAATTCCAACAGGGAAGCAAGTTAACGGGATCCCTACGTACACCCTTGCCCCAGTCTCCGTTGCTTTGCCCGTGCCGCCTGGCAGTGGGGTGGCCACAGTAACCCCGCCTCAAGTGCCCGTTCAGCTGATGCAGTCTGGGACCGTTAATCAGCTGCCTCAGCCTCCGGTGACTGTGCCTTCTCCCATCATCATAACTTCTCCTACAAATGCCCCTGCCAGGACTACGCCCTCTGCTTCTGAAATGAGTCTTGCTCTGGAACAGGCAAAGCAGTGGAAGACCTGCCCAGTTTGCAGCGAGCTTTTCCCATCAAACGTCTATCAGGTGCACATGCAAGTGGCCCACAAGTTCAGTCTTCCGCAGAAAAAGGTGACCCTGGAACCGGATAAGGTGGCTGCCTGTGCGCCTTTCCTCAGGTGGCTGAAAGACAAGACGGTCAGATGTTTCTCTTGCAAATGTTTCCTTTCTGAGGCGGAGCTTATAAAGCACCTGTTCACGCACGGATTAGCTTGCCTGTTCTGCACCGGCACTTTCCATGACTTGAAATGCCTCGTAGACCACACCAGAAGCGTGCATAAAGGGAGGAAGAAGCTGCATACCGATTACGATGACAAAGGATTTCAACTGGAGAGCGATTCTGAAGGGGACCTGCTGTTCTCTCACTTTGACTACAACATAACGTCGAAAGAAGAACTTGGCGAaagagaagtgcacctggcagTACTTGTGGGGGTGAATTCACGGATGCTCATCCCTCTGTACATAAGACTGCAGCATGAGGCTGCAGCAACAAATAAGAGTAATAAGAAAGTCTCCACTTGCCCTTTTTGTTACGGAACTTTTACCAGCGCCGAGGCCTATGAGATCCATTTGAAGGAGAGGCACCACATCATGCCCACGGTGCACACCATTCTAAAGACTCCGGCTTTCAAGTGTATCCACTGCTGTGGGGTGTACACGGGCAACATGACCCTGACCGCGATCGCTGTGCACTTGCTTCGCTGCCGGAGTGCTCCCAAAGACAGCAACTCGACTGTGAAAATGGAGCTGGACATCGACGAGAAGAAAGATCTGCCACTTGTGAATGGTGAGAAGCACAGTACAGTGACGCTTCCATCCAAGAGGAAACAGTCCGATCATCTTTATGCTGTTTCAGAGGAGCAGGTCGACGACGACCAGCCCTTCCTGATTATTAACAGTGGTACAGCCCAAGTTCCAGTAAAGGAGGTGAATTTTGTGCCTTCCAAACGGCAAAAGACTGAAAATAAGATTGACACAAAGGGACAGCTGTCAGTGGATGAGCTTCATATTTTAGCGTTAAATCCGAAGCCATTCCAGCATAGCTCTAATGATGCtcaaaaatgttttcttgcaGATTATTTCCATAAGAGGCCGTATCCCTCTAAAAAAGAACTAGAACTATTATCTTCTGCTCTGGGTGCGTGGAAAGTTGACATCGCATCCTTTTTTGGAAGAAAGAGACATACATGCCTAAAGTCGATAAAAACTCTCAAGCCATCTGTGCTTTTGGGCTTCAGTATGGCTGAACTTAAAAACGTGAAGCACAGTTTGCTCTTAAAAGGTGAATCAGAAGATCTGTAA